A window of Ignicoccus hospitalis KIN4/I contains these coding sequences:
- a CDS encoding DUF357 domain-containing protein, with the protein MSCERAAKYLNNLKGVISNIKYSPEASEVVDLAKRYVEDTEYYLNSGDCETALVTASYAEGLLDALRMIGKAEFEWKRERRKRVFVGGTFDIVHPGHVELLKEASKLGDVIVVVARDETVKRLKGRGPVVPQEQRRYVVGSLKYVKEAYVGGEDPIETVVKLKPDVIFLGPDQTWDEEELKEELRKRGLEVEVVRMKEKRCIPGGLCSSSLIIKKVLEEFCDGEGY; encoded by the coding sequence TTGAGCTGCGAGAGGGCCGCGAAGTATTTGAACAACCTGAAGGGAGTAATTAGCAATATTAAGTATTCTCCCGAAGCGAGCGAGGTGGTGGACCTAGCCAAGAGGTACGTGGAGGACACCGAGTACTACTTGAACTCCGGAGACTGCGAGACCGCGCTGGTGACGGCTTCCTACGCCGAGGGCTTGTTAGACGCCTTAAGGATGATAGGAAAGGCCGAGTTCGAGTGGAAGAGGGAGAGGAGGAAGAGGGTCTTCGTCGGCGGGACCTTCGACATCGTGCACCCCGGACACGTGGAGCTGTTGAAGGAGGCCTCCAAGCTCGGCGACGTCATAGTTGTGGTCGCTAGGGACGAGACCGTGAAGAGGCTGAAGGGGAGGGGGCCGGTGGTGCCCCAAGAGCAGAGGAGGTACGTGGTGGGCAGCTTGAAGTACGTCAAGGAGGCTTACGTGGGCGGGGAGGACCCGATAGAGACCGTAGTCAAGCTCAAGCCGGACGTCATCTTCTTGGGCCCCGACCAGACGTGGGACGAGGAGGAGCTGAAGGAGGAGCTGAGGAAGAGGGGGCTGGAGGTGGAAGTGGTGAGGATGAAGGAGAAGAGGTGCATACCCGGCGGCCTCTGCTCTTCAAGCTTAATAATTAAGAAGGTGTTGGAGGAGTTCTGTGACGGCGAGGGCTATTAA